The following nucleotide sequence is from Egibacteraceae bacterium.
GATGCGGCCGATCCTGGGTCAGGACGCGGGGGCCTGGTTGCTGACCGATCCGGCGACGGTGCTGTTCACCGACGGGTTCATCGAGGGCTTCACCGACGCCGCCTGCACCCCGTGGTTCCATCACGAGCTCAGCGTCCCGAACGTGGCGACCTTCGCCGAGCTCGCACAGCAGCGGGCGCCGGTCGCCGTACTCAGCCAGGCGACCGGGGGCGACGTCACAACGAGCCCACGGTGGCGGGAAGTGCTCGAGCCGGCAGGTTTGGGCCGTGAGCTGCGCATCGTGTTCCGTGAGGGTGGCAGTGCCTGGGGCGCCGCCGCCGTCCACAGGGAGACCAGTCGCGCAGACTTCACTGTCGCCGACGCGCAGCTGCTGGCCGATCTCTCCGGCGTCGTCGCCCGGGGGCTGCGCAGACTGGCGGTTTGCGAGCGCCTCGCCGTCGACGCACCGGGTGGGCCGGGGCTGCTGCTGGTGGGACCCGATCATGTGGCTCGAGCTGGCACGCCGGCGGGGGCGGAGTGGCTCGAGCTGCTGGGCGTGCCGCAGGGTGGTGCCCGTCAGACGTGGCTGCTCACGTTGGGCGAGCTGGTCACCGGCGGCGGCACGTCGCCACGACGCGTCCGCATGCGGGCCCACGATGGCCGGTGGGTCACCCTGCATGCCGAGCCCATGACGGACGGGGAGGCCTCCTTCGCCGTGATCGTCGAGCCCAGCCGGCCGGCCGACGTGGGCGCCATCGCCGCTCTGGCCTACGGCCTGTCACAGCGTGAGCAGGAGCTGGTCCTGGCCCTGGCGCGTGGGGAGGGAACCGAGGCGATGGCCGAGGCCTTGTGCATCTCCACGCACACGGTCCGTGACCACCTGAAGTCGATCTTCGACAAGACCGGCGTGAACAGCCGCAACGAGCTGCTCGCACGGCTCTTCCACGACCACTACGCCGAGCCGTTCTTCGAACGGGCGGTCACCACGCACTGAAGGCCCACCCCAGGCCGTCGTCCGTCGCCTGCCGGCGCCGGGCCAGCCGATCCATGTCTCGAAGGAGTCATGTCATGAGTCTCACGCGACCATCCATCGACCTGCCAGCGCAGCGGGCCGACCTCACCCAACCACGCCTGCTGGCGCCTGGCGATGGTGAGCACATCGCCTTCCTGGGCACCATCATGACCGTCAAGGCCGGGGGCGACGTGACCGGCCGCAACCTCAGCATCATCGAGTGCATCGCCCCGGCCGGGTTCGGGCCGCCCCCGCATCGCCACGACCTCGAGGACGAGATGTTCCTCGTGCTCGACGGCGAGGTCAGCTTCTGGTGCGCCGGCCAGGAGGCCACCTACGGCCCCGGCGGTTTCGCCTGGTGCCCCAAAGGGCTGCCGCACGCCTTTCAGGTGTCCGACGACGGCCCCGCCCGCATCTTCCAGATCACCACCCCAGCGCAGTTCGAGGACTTCGCGCTCGCCGTCGGCGAACGCGTCGACACTCCCGAGCTGCCCGAACCCGCCGAGCCCGACGTGGAGGCGCTGGTGCGCATCGCCGCCGACTTCCAGATCGACATCCTGCCACCCGGCTGAGCACCGGCCGGGCACCGCATCCGGGGTCGGCGCGGGTTGCGGTGACGGCCACCATGGCGGCCAAGCCTACGCGGTCAGGCGCGGGGCGGGACGGCCCCGTCGGCCACCAGGCGGTTCAGCACCCGGGCCACGAACGACGCCATCTGGTCGCGCCGGACCGTCCGTCGCGGGGCGTAGGCGGACGGCTCCACGCCGACGGCGAACTCCGCGCCGGCGGCCTTGGCGATCGCGGTCTCGTGCGCGTTGCCGGCGACATCGGTGAACGCGTGAGCGGGCGCCGCAAGCTCCTGCTCGTCGAGGAACTCGTATGCGCGGACCAGGAACGATGCCATCTGGTCGCGGGTGACCAGGCCGTGCGGCTGGTACTCCCCCGGTCGCACCCCGAGAACGATCCCCACCTGGGCCAGCTGGTCGATCCGAGCGGCGTGCACGTTGCCGGCGGTGTCGGTGAACGGGCGGTCGGTCACGGCGATGGTGGCGCCGGCTGCCTCGACCAGCCGGCCGATGAACGAGGCCATCTGGTCGCGTCGGACCGGGGCCCCGGGCGAGAACGTCGTCGGCGCGGTCCCGCGGGCGAGGTCGTACCAGACGGCGCAGCGGATCGCCCCGGCGTGCACGCTGCCCTCCCCGACGTCGGTGAAGCCGGTGGGGGGCGCGGCCCCGGGCGGGCAGGCGGTGGCGATCCGGGGATCGTGGAACGTCCCGGTCACCCGGACCGGCCCGGAGGCGAGACGGCGGCCGACCGTGCCGTTGTCGCGCTGGGCGACGGCGTACACCCAGTAGCGGCCGTTCGGCACGCTGGTCGTGTCCCAGACGTAGGTGTTCTCCCCGGCGGTCTGCGCGATGTCTGCGGCGATCAGCTGGCCGCCCGTGACCCGCCGCTGCGTGCTGTAGTACAGCGACACGCGGGTGTCGTCCCCACCGGCCGGCGACGCGTCCTGCCAGGTGATGGGGAAGCGGTCCCCGGCGGTCTCGTGGTCGGCCCGCAGGCTGATCTCGCTGACGGTCCAGCTGCGCGGGCCGGGATCCTCGTTGGGGTCGTACCGGAACGTCTCGATCGCGCCCTGCCAGCCGCTGCGGTGCGCGTCCCCGGCGTGGGTGATCGCCTCGGGCGGCTCGGTGTGCAGATCCAAGGTGTAGGTGTCCACGCCCGGGTAGACCACGATCTCCCGGGAGTTGTACAGGAAGGGCGTGGGGCCCTGGCCGACGTGGCGCCAGAGGAACCGTCCGTGCGATCCGCCGCCGGGTGCGAAGCTCAGGTCGAAGGGGCCCGCCAACGTCGTGCGCACGGTCAACCGGTGGTAGCGCGCCGCGTCGATGGGCGGTCCGGTGCGCATCATCAGGTAGGGGTCGTTGCTGGTGTTGCGTGCGCGCACCGCGCCGTCCTCGAACCGGACGTCGGTGGCGTTGCCGATCTCGCGCACGTCGCTGGACTGGCGGAAGTCCCAGGGGTCGCCGGTGGCGGCGGCCGCGTAGTCCGCCCCGCCACGCTCGTGGGGTTGGCCGAAGACCGGTACGGGCGCGTCGACCCGCAGCGGGGCGCTGTGCGGTCCGTCGTCGGCGGAGAAGCGGTACGCCCCGGGGGGGAAGGCGTCGGCGGGGAAGGTCGCGTCGCCGCCGCCGGTGTCCAGCACGCCCCAGCCCGGCTGGCTGGCGGTGTTGTTGGCGCGGTCGGCGTCGGCGTCCCAGTACAGGGTGCTGCCGGTGTAGCTCACGGTGATCTGCTCGCCGGGCTCGTACAGCCGCACCCAGTCCAGCGCCATGGCCGTGGGTGTGCCGTCGCTGGCGACGGACAGACGCACCTCCACCGGCTGGCCCGACCACCCGCCCGGGCGCAGGTCGACGACGTAGTGCTGCCAGCCGGCCTGGACGACGAACGGCACCCGATTCGTGCAGCGACCCGTGTCGGGACCGCAGTTGTCCCAGATGATCTCCGCAGCGCCACCCCGCTCGGCGTACAGGTGCATGGACAGGTGGGTGTAGCGCGACGCGTCGACGGGGTTGGCCAGCCCCTCACGGCCGACCGCGAAGGCCGAGGGCGCGTAGCCGGCGAAGACGAACGCCAGGTTCATCGTGGCGGTCTTCGTCCACCGCAGCTGCCCGCCCTCCACCCGCGGCTGCGTGTTCTCGTGCGCGGCAGCGATGAGCAGCTGGTCCCCGGGGGCCGTGTAGTCGACCGGGTCCCCGAGGGTGTCGGTCCAGTAGTCGGGCGCCGCCTGGACCACCGGGCTGGACACCACCGGTGCGGTCTGCGCCAGCGAGCCGCCCGGCGGGACCAGGGCAGCGAGGGTCACCAGGCTCAGCACCACCGCCAGTCGCCGGATCGTGATCGCTGCGTGTGCCATCCCCGTCCCGCTTCCCGCCATCGGTCCCCCCGGTGCGCCCCCACGTGCAGAGTACCGACGATACCGCCGCCTCCTCGTGGGTGCCGA
It contains:
- a CDS encoding helix-turn-helix transcriptional regulator, which codes for MGTTPERVLRTHRGVARWCAEATNAGELLEGVAERMRPILGQDAGAWLLTDPATVLFTDGFIEGFTDAACTPWFHHELSVPNVATFAELAQQRAPVAVLSQATGGDVTTSPRWREVLEPAGLGRELRIVFREGGSAWGAAAVHRETSRADFTVADAQLLADLSGVVARGLRRLAVCERLAVDAPGGPGLLLVGPDHVARAGTPAGAEWLELLGVPQGGARQTWLLTLGELVTGGGTSPRRVRMRAHDGRWVTLHAEPMTDGEASFAVIVEPSRPADVGAIAALAYGLSQREQELVLALARGEGTEAMAEALCISTHTVRDHLKSIFDKTGVNSRNELLARLFHDHYAEPFFERAVTTH
- a CDS encoding quercetin 2,3-dioxygenase, giving the protein MSLTRPSIDLPAQRADLTQPRLLAPGDGEHIAFLGTIMTVKAGGDVTGRNLSIIECIAPAGFGPPPHRHDLEDEMFLVLDGEVSFWCAGQEATYGPGGFAWCPKGLPHAFQVSDDGPARIFQITTPAQFEDFALAVGERVDTPELPEPAEPDVEALVRIAADFQIDILPPG